A genomic region of Candidatus Marimicrobium litorale contains the following coding sequences:
- a CDS encoding nucleotidyltransferase family protein: MQLDPETHQMTAIVLAGDRTKADSLINHTNAGSKAMIDLDGIPMVRRVLNSLRSARVVKAIHMSGPEASEVATDAALQGWVDKGEIDWCEPGASPSTSAYDTMRKLVPEEAILLTTADHPLLTSEIVDAFGRQSLADDVDVAVGLAPYALVAEAYPGIKKTVLHFSDGDFCGCNLFAFITPEGRRAARFWRKIEQQRKKPLVVIGLLGWWAVIRYRLGWLSLEEALAKLSKRLGLRIRAVILPYANAAIDVDSIADLMLVKGAMEKAAAEDA, encoded by the coding sequence ATGCAGCTTGACCCGGAAACGCACCAGATGACGGCAATCGTGTTGGCAGGTGATCGCACCAAGGCGGATTCCCTGATCAACCACACTAACGCTGGCAGCAAGGCGATGATTGATCTGGACGGCATACCCATGGTGCGCCGGGTGCTCAATTCGCTGCGCAGTGCACGGGTGGTAAAAGCGATTCACATGAGCGGTCCGGAGGCCAGCGAGGTCGCTACCGATGCAGCGTTACAGGGTTGGGTAGACAAGGGGGAGATTGACTGGTGCGAACCCGGGGCCAGCCCCAGCACCAGCGCGTATGACACCATGCGCAAACTCGTCCCGGAAGAAGCAATATTGCTCACTACGGCCGATCACCCGCTGCTGACCTCGGAAATTGTGGACGCCTTTGGTCGACAGAGCCTCGCGGATGATGTGGATGTGGCCGTGGGGCTGGCGCCCTACGCATTGGTCGCCGAGGCCTATCCCGGCATCAAGAAAACCGTGTTGCATTTCAGCGATGGTGATTTTTGTGGCTGTAACCTGTTTGCGTTCATCACGCCGGAGGGGCGTCGTGCGGCGCGCTTCTGGCGCAAGATCGAGCAGCAGCGCAAGAAGCCACTGGTGGTCATTGGCCTGTTGGGCTGGTGGGCGGTGATTCGCTACCGCCTCGGCTGGTTGTCGCTGGAAGAGGCATTAGCGAAACTCAGCAAACGCCTGGGGTTGCGCATTCGCGCAGTCATTTTGCCTTATGCGAATGCAGCCATTGATGTAGATTCCATTGCCGACTTGATGTTGGTAAAGGGCGCTATGGAAAAAGCCGCTGCGGAAGACGCCTGA